Proteins found in one Hippopotamus amphibius kiboko isolate mHipAmp2 chromosome 12, mHipAmp2.hap2, whole genome shotgun sequence genomic segment:
- the LOC130833119 gene encoding olfactory receptor 6C75-like, producing the protein MRNYTEVTEFILLGLTNDPQQQVVLFIFLLVTYMLSVTGNLVIITLTLSDPHLKTPMYFFLRNFSFREIAFTSVCIPRFLATIMTGDRTISYNGCVAQLFFFIFLGATEFYLLAAMSYDRYVAICKPLHYTTIMSSRVCILLVFSSWLTGFLIIFPPVILLLRLDFCASNIIDHFICDSSPILQLSCTSTRFLELMALFLAVVTITVTLTPVVLTYMYIIWTILRIPSTSQRKKAFSTCSSHMIVVSLSYGSCIFMYIKPSARERVTLSKGVAVLNTSVAPLLNPFIYTLRNQQVKEAFKNMVQRMAFYTSSSC; encoded by the exons ATGAGAAATTACACAGAAGTAACTGAgtttattcttcttggattgacaaATGATCCACAGCAGCAGGTTGTACTCTTCATATTTCTTCTCGTTACCTACATGCTAAGTGTGACTGGGAACCTGGTCATTATCACCCTCACCCTTTCAGATCCCCATCTGAAGACGCCAATGTATTTCTTCCTTCGAAACTTCTCATTCCGAGAAATAGCATTCACCTCTGTCTGCATTCCTAGATTCCTTGCCACCATCATGACGGGGGACAGAACCATTTCTTATAATGGTTGTGTGGCTCAgctcttcttcttcatcttcttggGGGCGACAGAATTTTACCTCCTGGCTGCCatgtcctatgaccgctatgtggccatctgcaaacccctGCATTACACCACCATCATGAGCAGCAGAGTCTGTATACTGCTTGTCTTCAGCTCATGGCTTACAGGATTCCTGATCATCTTTCCACCAGTAATCCTGCTGCTGCGGTTGGATTTCTGTGCCTCGAATATAATTGATCATTTCATCTGTGATTCTTCTCCAATTCTGCAGCTTTCTTGCACAAGCACTCGCTTTCTGGAACTCATGGCACTTTTTCTAGCTGTTGTGACGATCACGGTCACCTTAACACCAGTTGTCCTCACCTACATGTACATTATCTGGACAATTCTGAGAATTCCTTCCACGAGTCAAAGGAAAAAAGCCTTTTCCACATGTTCCTCCCACATGATAGTTGTCTCCCTGTCTTATGGCAGCTGCATCTTCATGTACATTAAGCCTTCCGCAAGGGAAAGGGTGACTCTAAGCAAAGGAGTAGCTGTGCTCAATACCTCAGTGGCTCCTCTCTTGAATCCTTTTATATACACTCTACGAAACCAGCAAGTGAAGGAAGCCTTCAAGAACATGGTCCAGAGGATGGCCTTT tatacaagcagctcatgc